DNA from Triticum urartu cultivar G1812 unplaced genomic scaffold, Tu2.1 TuUngrouped_contig_2548, whole genome shotgun sequence:
GTAGAAATCTAGTGGTACTAATAGTTGGAGCCTTTGAATGCTGATAAATTTCTGAAATCTTTGCACACTAACGGACTGCCGCAAGAAATGTCCTCTCTGATTTTGAGTTGCGAGTAGGGAAATGAACTAGCAGGAACAAACTTCTGTATACACGGTTAGTCGTTACAGGGCCCAAAACCAGTATGTCTGCGCATGTCAAATGCACATAGACTTGTTTGATTACTTTGTTGTGCCCCGCGGTGACATGGGTTGCTGCTCTCTGCAATGAGAAAAGAATGTCACGGTTACTTCCATCAACTGTAGtttgttttgagatttgtgcGGGTTTTTTATAAGTATGCTGCACCACAACTCTTTTGATGCATTTATGTAAGTTGACCAAAAGCACACTTATTCTACAATTGCTGAGTACAATATATAGCAACTAGCTATAAATTCCTGAGAAGTATAACATAGAAGTGAAAAACCATAGTTTTAAGCCTTTAGTGTAGCATGCCTAATACGTTGTTGTAGTAGATACATAACGGTCTTAATACAATAGGTAGAAACGGCATTGCCCCAGTCGCTTGTAGAAAGACATTTatttcctctttattttatctgTTGATCTTATGACAGTATATTTGCAATTGTATGTTCTCTATAACAGAAGAAATGCGTTTTAAATTTTTCCTGCCTATAATAGCTTAAACATGTTTCTCTATGGTATTCAGTGAAGGATTGTTGCACCACCTGAAGGCTGATATTATTCATGTATAAATTTGACTTTTGGCAGGTTGTCAACCATGGTTTTCCTTCAGGAGGAGATGTCTTGGAACGTGCTGATCTCACCGGACCAGCTGAGCCCCAAGGGCCTGCTGCTCCGCAAGTCCATCATCGTGCGTCTTCTGGAGGACGTCACCAACAGGAAGGCCTCCAAGGAGCATGGCTACTACATTGCTGTCAATGAGCTGAAGACAATATCTGAAGGGAAGGTTCGTGAGCTGACCGGAGATGTTCTTTTCCCGGTCACATTCACCTGCATCACTCAGAGGCCTATGAAGGGGGAGATCTTGGTCGGCTCCGTGGAGAAGATCCTCAAGCACGGCGTCTTCCTCAAATCTGGGCCAATCGAAAGCATCTTCCTGTCGGAGAAGTCAATGAGCGACTACAAGTACATGGGCGGCGAGAACCCCTTGTTCATGAACGACCACTCGAAGCTGGAGAGGGACACCGCCGTGCGCTTCAAGGTCATGGGGTTCCGCTGGATGGAGGCAG
Protein-coding regions in this window:
- the LOC125527001 gene encoding DNA-directed RNA polymerase V subunit 7-like; translation: MVFLQEEMSWNVLISPDQLSPKGLLLRKSIIVRLLEDVTNRKASKEHGYYIAVNELKTISEGKVRELTGDVLFPVTFTCITQRPMKGEILVGSVEKILKHGVFLKSGPIESIFLSEKSMSDYKYMGGENPLFMNDHSKLERDTAVRFKVMGFRWMEADRQFQLLASLAGDFLGPL